TCGCGATCGCCGACCAGTCGGCGGTTCCCGAATAGAACTCGGCGGCCGTCCGGGCGTGCAGGGCGATCGCCGAGACTCCGGCACCCTCCGCCACGCGGCCCGCCTCGAGGTAGGTGAGGTGGTCGGAGTCGATGCCCTTGCGCATCTTCACCGTGAGCGGCAGCGGGCCGGCCGCCTGCACGGCCCCTTCGACGATCTCGCGGAACAGTCCGATCTTCCAGGGCAGCGCCGCTCCCCCGCCCTTGCGGGTGACCTTGGGCACCGGGCAGCCGAAGTTGAGGTCGATGTGGTCGGCGCGATCCTCTGCCACGAGCATCCGGACCGCCTCGGCGACCGTCTTCGGGTCCACGCCGTACAGCTGGATCGAGCGCGGTGTCTCGGACTCGTGGTGACGGATGAGGCGCATCGACTCGGGCGTGCGCTCGACGAGCGCACGGCTCGTGATCATCTCCGAGACGTACAGACCGGCACCGTACTCGCGGCAGAGCCGGCGGAACGCGGTGTTGGTGATGCCCGCCATCGGCGCGAGCACCACCGGCACCTCGAGTCGGAGCGGGCCGATCGAGAGCGCGGGGGCGGGGGGCGCGAATAGGGTGGACATCCCCTCGATTCTTCCAGATCGAGCCGAGAGGAGGCCGGACATGGGTTCAGGACGCGAACGGGTGGCCGCCGATGCCGCCGCACGCGGCATCCCGGTGGAGTTCATCGACCGCCAGGCGGCGAACTCGCTCGAGGAGGCGGCCGCGATTCTCGGGATCACCCCGGCCGACATCGTCAAGTCGCTCGTCGTGAAACGCGCCGATGGGACCTTCCTGTTCGCGGAGATCCCCGGCGACCGGGTGATCTCCTGGCCCAAGCTCCGTGCCCTCGTGGGCGTCAACAAGCTGCAGCTGCCGGACGCGGGGCAGGCGCTCGACGCCACCGGCTACGAGCGCGGCACCATCACCCCGCTCGGCTCGACCACGGCGTGGCCGGTGTACGTCGACGAGCGCGTCGCCGGCCGCCGCGTCTCGATGGGCGCCGGTGAGCACGGCGTGAGCCTGTTCGTGGATGCCGACGCGCTCATCGCGGGGCTCGGGGCGACCGTCGCCGACATCTCGGAGGCGGCTCCCGCGCGGTGATCGCGATACGCCGTTTCGCGGCTACTCGATCAGCGGGGTGAACGCTCCTCGATCCCCTGGGTTCCCGGGATCTCGCAGACGTCGCCCTCGCAGACGACCGCGTCGGGGGCGCCGAGCGGGATGAGGCCGCTCATGCGTCCACCGTGTCGGATGCCGCCTTCTCGGCCGCGACCTGCGTCAGCACCTCGGCGAAGGTCGACGCATCCTGGGCGCCCGAGACGCCGTACTTCCTGTCGATGACGAAGAACGGCACTCCTTGGATGCCGAACTCCACGGCGACCGCCTGGTCTTCCCGCACATCGGCGAGGTACTCGTCCGCCTCGAGGGAGCGCACGACGTCGTCCCGGTCGAAGCCGAGCTCGGCGGCGAGGTCGGCGAGGTCCGCGATGCGGCCGACGTGGCGTCCCTGCTCGAAGTAGGCCTGGAGCAGGCGCTCCTTCATCTCCAGCTGACGGCCGTGCGCCTTCGCGTAGTGCAGCAGCTGGTGCGCCTTCACCGTGTTGGTGTGCTGCAGGGCGTCGTAGTCGTAGTGCAGGCCGACCGACTCGGCGATCGAGGTGACCCGGCCGATCATCGCCTTGGCGGTCTCCACCGGGATGCCCTTGTGGTGCGCGAGGAACTCGAACTCGTCGCCCTCGAAGTCGACGGGGGTGTCGGGCGAGAGCTCGAAGGAGTGGTACTCGACCTCGACCGGCACGCCGGCGAGCTCGGCGCCCGCCTCGAACTTGCGCTTTCCGATGAAGCACCAGGGGCAGGCGATGTCGGACCAGATGTCGATCTTGAGAGGTTCAGGCATACCTGATGCAACCGCATGGATTATGTGGTATTCCCTGAAGGGTGTCTGCCGGGGGCCGGAGTTCCCGATAAACCCCGGACCCCGGCAGAACTTTAGGGGCGCGCCGCGCCGACTTCGGCGGGGCGGCCGAGCGCCCGGTACTCCCAGCCGGCGGCTCGGTAGCGGGCCACGTCGAGCGCACCGCGGCCGTCCACGATGCGGCGCTGTGCGACCAGCACGCCCATGTCTTCGGGATCGGCGGTCACGAACTCGGCCCATTCGGTCAGCAGGACGACCACGTCGGCACCGTCGACGGCCTCGCCGAGGGTGTCCGCGTAGTCGAGGTCGGGGTAGGCGCGGTGCGCGTTGGCGTTCGCCTGCGGGTCGTAGACGACGACGCTCGCGCCCTCGAGGTAGAGCAGCCGGGCCACATCCAGGGCCGGTGCGTCGCGCACATCGTCGGAGTCGGGCTTGAACGCGGCACCGAGCGCGGCGACCCGCACCCCCTGGAGGCTGCGCCCGGCGAGCTCGCGGACGAGGTCGACGGTGCGCGAACGGCGTCGCAGGTTGATCTGGTCCACCTCGTGCAGGAAGGCGACCGCGGCGCTCACCCCGAGTTCCTCGGCACGCGCGCGGAACGCCCGGATGTCCTTGGGGAGGCACCCGCCGCCGAAGCCCAGGCCCGGCTTGAGGAAACGTCCGCCGATGCGGTCGTCGTAGCTGAGCGCCTTCGCCAGCAGCGAGACGTCGGCCCCCGCCGCCTCGCACACCTCGGCCATCGCGTTGATGAAGGAGATCTTGGTGGCGAGGAAGGAGTTCGCGGCGACCTTCACGAGCTCCGCGGTCGCGGGGTCCGCGACCACGACTGGCGTTCCGGCCGCGAGAAGGGGCGAGTAGGCGGCCCGCAGCATCTGCTCCGCCCAGGCGCTGCGCACACCGAAGACGAGGCGATCGGGACGGAGGGTGTCCTCCACGGCGAAACCCTCGCGCAGGAACTCGGGGTTCCAGGCGAGTTCGAGCTCCGCGCCCGCGGGCGACAGTTCGACGATGCGCTCGGCGAGCCGGTCGGCGGTGCCCACGGGGACGGTCGATTTGCCCACCAGGAGCGCTTTGCGCGTGACGCGTCGGGCCAGCTCGCCGAAGGCGGCGTCGACGTAGCGCAGGTCGGCGGCGTCCGAGCCGCTCGACTGCGGGGTGCCGACGCAGATGAAGTGCACGTCGCCGAACTCGGCGGCGAGGTCGAAGTCGGTCGTGAAGCGCAGGCGCCCGGTGGCCAGGGTCTCCACGAGCAGGGTGTCGAGCGCCGGCTCGAAGAAGGGCAGCTTCCCGGAGGCCAGGGCCGCGACCTTGGCGGGATCCACGTCGACCGCGACGACCTCGTAGCCGAGGTGAGCCATGCAGACGGCCTGGGTGGCGCCGAGGTAGCCGGTGCCGATCACGGTGATGCGCGGGGGGATGTTCACGGGTACGTCCTTTGCGTCAGGAGTTCCGAGTACTCAACTGACGTCACCCATCGGGGTGGTGACGCAATCCCCATCGACCGTGAACGGGGAGGACTCCCTGTGGGGGTGGAGTCCGCCCGTCCAACAGTTGCTGCCACCACGGTGACAGGGGGGTCCGCGGGTGTCAAGATCGCGGACCCCCCGAACGGGGAGGTTTTACCTGCCGTTAACGCCGCGTCGTGGCGCGGACGGCGGCGGGGGCCGCGACGACCTTGAGGACGACGGGAAGCGACACCGTCGAACCGCTCGCCGTCGTCACGACGGCAGCGCTCGGATAGCTTCCCGGGGCGACCCCCGAGAGAGCCCATGCGACGCTCCACCCGCTCGTCTCCCGGATGCCGCGCACCTTCACCTTGCCGTCGATCGAGATCGTAAAGCTGCTGGCGGAGGTGACGCCCTTGGCGGCGAAGTACCCGTCAATGCCGGGCATCGCTGCTTGCGCGCCCGTGGCGGCCGGAAGCGCGACCGTGGGCGCGCCGCCGCTCGAGCCGCCGCCGCCGGAGCCGTTGCCCGATCCGCCGCCCGGCGGCACGGGCGCGGGAACCGGACCGAGCACGGCGCCCGGCACGCTGTCGGCGCCGGCGAGCCGGGAGTCGGCGAGCTGTCCGTCGATGTCCTCCGGCGCGGTCGCGAGGCCGCCGAGGCCGGCGATGCGCGCCTGCGTCGGATCGACGAGGTGCAGTTCGCCGCCGTCCCGATCGACGAAGTCGACCGTGCCGTAGCGGTTGCCGTTGGTGCCGAGCGCCGCCGGCTGCGCGCACATCGCGGCGTTCCAGGAGAGCACGACCGTGTTGGTGATGGGAGCCGTGCAGTCGGACAGGTAGCCCACGATGTTGCGGTCGAACACGAGGCCCGGTGAGGGGATGAGGCGCGTCGAGCCGTCGAGGATCGTGTTGCCGCGCACCACGAGCCCGCTGAGCTTCGGCGGGCGCAGGTCGACGGCGGAGCCGCCCTCGCACGCCGCCGTCCGCACGACGCAGCCCTGGATGAAGTTCGACTCGATGAGCACGTCGGTGATCCCGGTGCCGTCGCCCGGCGAGAGGATGATCCCCGCGTTGTAGCAGTTGGCGAGCCGGTTGCCGCGCACGGTCACGCGGGAGCTGTCGAAGATCTGCAGACAGTCGGCGTGGTACCCGTTGGCGATCGACTGGTTGTAGCCGGTGATCGTGTTGCCCTCGATGAGCACGTCCGACGCACGGCCGACTTGGATGCCGTCGATCGAGGATCCGCCGCCGAAGGTGTTCGCGGTGACCGTCGCGCGCGAACTGCGCAGGAACAGCCCCCCGCCGTCGAAGCGCATCCCGGTGAGCGTCGACCCCGCGGCGGGGGCGTTGAGATAGAAGGTGCCGGTGATCGTGAGCCCCGTCCAGACCACTGACGGCACCGAGCTCGTGATGCGGACGATGCGCGGCTGGGCCCCCGCGGCCGCGCGCACGGTGAGCGGCGCGGCGGCTGTGCCGCCGGCGCCCGAGAGCGTGTACTCGCCGTAGCTGCCGGTGCGCAGCTCCACGACGTCGCCCGGGCCGCTCGCCCGGACGGCCGTCACGAGGTCGCACGGCGCCGCCGTGGAACACGCGCTGCCGCTCCCCGTGGGGGCGACCGTCCGCACGGCGCCCGCCGCCACCGCGGCGGTGGCCGGCAGAGCCAGCCCCGCCGCGACCATGGCGGCCACGGCCGCCCCGATCAGGGTGCGCCTCGCGCGCCCCCTCCACTGTCGCATCGACATGCGTACCGCCCCCTCATCGTCAGTTCCTGATCGTGACCGTCACCTGGGCACTCGTGCCCGAGTTCCTCGCCGCATCTTGCGCCTTCGCAGTCACGGGATAGTTCGCGTTGCGGTACTGCGCCGAGTTGATGGTGAGGACCCACAGATCGCCGGCGAGCGTGGCGTCGCCGAGCTTCTGGGATCCGGACCAGAGACTCACCGCGGTGACTCCGACGTTGTCGGTGGCGGCGACCGCGACGGTCACCACTCCGCTCACGACCTGTCCGTGGGTCGGACTGATGATCGCGACTGCCGGGGCTTGCGTATCGGGTTCGGGTTGGGGTGTCGGGGTGGGGGTGGGTGTCGGGGTGGGCGTGGGGGTCGGGGTGGGCGTGGGTGTCGGGGTGGGGGTAGGTGTCGGCGTGGGGGTCGGGGTGGGGGTCGGCGTCGGCACGCCATCCGCCGGGATCACGGATGCCGCGTAGCCGTAATAGCGCGCGCCGATCGGGTGCAGCGGGTCGCCGTCGAAGACGTGGCCGCGGGTGAGCGCCGCCACCTCCGCCTGGTGCCGCACGATCTGGATCGTCTCGGCCGGGGAGGCGCCGACGCAGGCGCCCTGCGCGGCGTAGCAGTCGAGCACGACGCCGCTCACCGAGGCCGCCGCCATGCTGGTTCCGGACTGGATGTAGGCGTACGCGCCGCCCTTCTTGGCGGTGTACGGGCAGGTGCCCATGCCCGCGATGGTGTGGGCGCGGTCGGCCGGCTGGGTGGCGAAGCTGGACTTGTCGTGCACGCCGTCGTCGGTGACCGGGTCGGCGCAGGGCTTCACGCCGAGGCCGCCGGGACGCCCGTCGAAGTCGGCGTAGTTGGTGACCGCCAGCACCTCGTCGTAGGAGCTCGGGATGAGCTCGGCGAGGTCGTCGTCGGTGTTGCCGGCGGATCCGACCACGCTGACCCCCGCCGCGACGACGCGGCAGACCGCCTGGTGCAGCACATCGGCGTTCGAGTAGCCGCAGTTGCCGTCGTCGGAACCCCAGGTGGCGAGGCTCATGTTGGCGACCTTGATGTTGTACTGGGCGGCATTGGCGACCACCCAGTCGAGCGCGCAGACGATCCCGGCGATCGTGCCGTTGTTCTTGTTGTCGAGCACGCGGATCGAGTAGACGGGGGCGCCGGGCGCGACGCCGACGATGCCCTGGTTGTTGTCCTTCGCCGCCATGTAACCGGCGACCCCGGTGCCGTGTCCGTTCGCGTCGTCACCGGTGCCCGAACCGAAGCAGTTCACCTGCTGCTTGAGGTTGATGTCGGAGTGCGCCCAGACACCGGAATCGATCACCGCGACCGCGGGGCCGTCCCACTCCCCCGCGCCGTCTCCGGCGTTGACCGGCGGCTGGTCCGCCTCGGTGGTGCCCACGACGGGCCCCACGACCTGCCCCGCAGCCGCCCCCACGACGACCCGGTCGATCGAGAGCCCGTCGACACGGCCGTCCGCGAACAGCGCGGTCGCCTGGCGCGAGGTGAGCTGCACGTGCGCGCCGTAGACCGCCGCCCCGTAGACCTGGCTCGGCTCCAGTCCGAGCGCGTCGATGAGATGGTCGGCGTCGGAGGGGTCGTCGAACGAGACGAGATACCCGCCAGCGGGCAGCGTCGGAGAATCGCTCGCGAGCGCCACGATCGTGGCCGTGAGGATCGCCAGGACCGCGAGGAGAGCGGTCGTGACGGCGAGCAGTGGGAGGCGTCGGGTACGCGTGTCGTTCATCGGGGGGCTCCAGGACAATTTCGTGCCTCACAGGGAGGCGTGCGACACCGCATCGGGTTCGGGTGCGGTGGCAACTGGCACTATCGGGGAGCCGGTCGTCGATCGATGTTCGGTTGGGGAAGCGGCCGCGCGGCCTCGGGAGGCGGGGCGTGGGGCGCTCCGCACCTCCCGATACGCGTCGAGGGTGCGTTGCGCGACAGTATGCCAGTCGTATGGGGAGAGGTCTACCGTGCCGTCGGCGGGCCGGGATCGCACCCAGGCGATCGCCTCCTCGAGCTCGGCGGCGTCGAGCTGCTCCGGGAAGAGGCGCACCCAGTCGTCTCCGAGCTCGTCGCGCAGCTCCACGAGCGAGCCGAGGGCGGGCACGAGAACGGGCCGCGAGCCGGAGAGCGCGAGCATCGCCGCCCCCGAGTTGAGCACCTTCCGGTACGGCAGCACGACGAGATCGGCGGCCCGCACCCACAGGGCGATGCGCTCCTCGGTCTGGAACTCGGGGTCGAGGATCACGCGGGGGTCCTCGACCGCGAGCCGCGCGATCTCCTCGCCGAGCGCGGGCGGCGAGGCCCTGCCGACGACCGCGAGCCGCGGCGATCCGGCGACACCGCGGAAGGCCTCGAGCAGGGCGGGGATGTTCTTGTACGGCCGCACCTGCCCGACGGCGACGATGAGGGTCGCGTCCTCCGGCAGACCGAGACGCTCCCGCGCCTCGCGGCGCCCGGCGGAGAAGTCGTAGTCCTCCCGGTAGTGCCCGTGCGGGGTGACGAAGCCGGGGAGCGCTGCGAGCTCGGGATGCGCTGCGCGCGCGGCGTCGAGGCTCGAGCGGGAGAGCGCGAGGATGCCGTCGAGCTCGCGCGCGAGCATCCGTCGGAGGCGCTCGCGCAGCACCGGGGTGCCGCGGGTCTCGTGCGACTCGAGGTTGTGGACGGTCCAGACGAGCCGGGTGCCGCGAAGCCGGGCGAGCGAGAGCGCCGCGCCGAACAGCAGCAGCCGGGCGCGCATGATCGACGGGCGGTGACCCGACAAGAAGGTCAGGTCGGGCCAGTGCAGGTGCACGACATCGATGCGGCCGAAGGCGAGGCGCAGGTAGCTCAGGTCGCGGATCCGCACGCCCTCCCCGGCGAGCGCCCGGGCGAGCGCCGCGTTGTACGGGTTCGCGGCGGCCGTGCGGAAGGCGGGCTCCGCCTCCACCGTGAACCTCCGCTCGCTCATGCCGCCACCGCCTCGACGGGCATGCCGAAGATCGTGGCGCGCGCGCGGGGATACCCGGGGCGCCAGTCGCGCCGGCGCGCCCACACGATGCGCCAGGTGTCGCTGCGACGCCGGGTCACGCGCTCCAGGGCGGCCCGCAGGGCGGAGCCGAGCTGCAGCAGGGTGATCGCCGCCGCCGCTCCGATCCGGCCGCGGTGCTTCCGGGCATCGGTCGCCTTGCCCGCCATCACCATGCACATCTTGCGTCCCGCGGATGCCGTCGATCCGCCGACCTCGTGCACGATCACGGCGTCCGGGACGACGACGGGGCGCAGCCCCGCGGCCCGGGCCCGGCGCGAGAAGTCGGCGTCCTCCCCGTAGAGGAAGTAGTCCTCGTCCATGCCGCCGAGCGCCTCCCAGTCGGAGCGCGACACGAGCAGCAGGCATCCCGTGATGATGGGCACCTCGCGCACACAGTCGCGCCGCCACGATCCCAGGGACTCCGGGTCGAATGCGCGCGTGCGCGGGAACGCCGTCGAGAGCCCGGTGGCGAAGCACACGAGCGACCACCAGCTGGGCTCCCCCCAGCACGAGCTCGGGTCGAGCTCGCCGTCGGGACGGACCGTGCGGCCCCCGTACAGCCGGTATTCGGGGTGCGCGTCGGCGAACCCCGTGAGCGCGGCGAGCGTTCCCGGCAGCACGAGCGCGTCCGGATTGAGCAGCAGGATCCGCTCGCCGCCCGCCGCCCGGGCCCCGCGGTTGACCCCGCGCGCGAACCCCAGGTTCTCGCCTGCGGCGATGACCGTTGCCGCGGGGAGCGAATCGCGGATCGCCTCGACCGTGCCGTCGACGGAGCCGTTGTCGACGACCACGAGCTCGGCATCCGGGTCGTCGGCCCGCGCCGAACGCAGGCACGCGAGGGTCGCCTCGCGCGTGTTGTACGAGACCACGACGATCGACAGACGGCTCACGAGGCCTCCTCCCCCGCCGCGACGAGCTCGGCACGGTCGTGCGGGGCGCGCTCGCGCTCGGGTGCGCCCGCCTCGGGTCGCCAGCCGATGACCTTCGCGGGCACACCGCCCACGATCGCGAAGGGCGGCACGTCGCGCGTGATGACCGCGCCCGCCCCCGCGATCGCGCCGTCGCCGATCGTCACCCCCGCGACGACGACCACGTTGGCGCCGAGCCACACGTCGTCGCCGATCGTGATGTCCTTCTCCACCTTCGGCTGGTCCATGACGGGCGTGCCGCGGTCGACGCCGTAGTTGGATGCCGTGATCGTCACGTGCGGCGCGAGCAGGCACTTGCGGCCGAAGGTGATGCGCCCCGTCGAGTTGCCCGCCCAGATGATCGAGAACTCGCCGATGTGGCTGCCCTCGCCGATCGTGATCCGCTCGGCGTTGCGGAACGAGACGTTGGGGGCGAAGGACACCGCGGCCCCGCGATGCAGCCGTCGCAGCTGCCGGACGTGGGCATACGACGAGAAGTGCGCGAGCCGCAGACCGTGCAGATAGGTGCGCACGTCCAGGAGCGACCGCATCAGTCCGCTGCTCTTGCTCACGATGCCTCCCGGATCGCCTCGGCCGGCGTCCCCACCGCGACCGCGCCGCGCGGCGTCAGCAGCCGTTCGTGCACGCGCTCGAGCAGCGCATCCGCGTCGAGCCCCGACTCGGTGGCCACCGCGATCGAGAACCGCCCGTTGTGGAGCGAGCCGAACACGCCGAGCCGGTCATCGGGCGCGAGAACCGGCCACAGGCTCACCGAGCGCACGGCGCCCGCCCCGAACCAGCGCGGGCGGGGACGCCAGGGCAGGAACGAGGCGTAGCCGGGCCAATCGGGCCGTGCGGGGAGCGCCGGCGCCTCGCCGGCCACACCCGTCGCGACCTGCTCCGCGACACTCGCGACGAGATCCTCCCGATCCGAGCTCGCGGCCACCCGGATCATCGAGATGTGGTTGCGCTGCTCGCCGCCGGTACCCGCGCGTCGCGAGATGGGCACGAGCAGTGCCGGCTGCGGATCGCCGAGCAGCTCGCCGACCGCCTCGAGGGCCGCGGTCACGAGCAGATCGTGGATCGAGGCTCCCGCGTCCCGGGCCGCCGCCTTCGCCTCCGCGTAGTCGAGCACGCGGATCGCGTGCCTCCGCGCGGGAGCGGGTACGGCGCGCGCGAACCGCCGCGACCGCAGCAGGCGCCCGCCCGTGCGGCGCACGCGCCGCACGACGGGCTTGCGCCAGTACTCGCGCCATTGGGCTCCGAGCCCCGGATGGGCGGAGCGCCACTCCCGGAAGGCGATCCGCCAGATGCCGAGCGCCGTCCGCGGGGAGCTCAGCTCCTCCGCCTCGGGGATCACGGACGCGTCCACCGGGTCGTTCGCGGTCAGGGCGTCGACGAAGCGCAGCCCGAACAGTCCGTCTCCGAGCGCGTGATGCAGTTGCAGGATGATCGCGACGTCGCCGTCGGAGAGCGGTGCGGCGAGGATCGACCACAGCGGCCGGTCGAGGGCGAGCTCGCCGTTGAGGGCGCCGCCGAGCAGGGCGGCGAGCTCCGCCTCGGTGGGCTCGTCATGGAATCGCAAGTGGTAGTCGAGGTCGGGCTCTGCCGCGACCCAGGCCGGGGTGGTGAGCCCGAGGGGCATCTCGCGCAGCCGCTGACGGGCGGGCGGGAAGAGGGCCACCGCGCGGGCCACGACCGCGCGGACCGCGTCGCGATCGAGCTCGCCCTCGGGTGTGCGCAACGGCGCACCCTCGACGATGATCGTCCCGACCGGGCGCATCGCGGCGTAGGCGGCGGGGTCGGCGATGAACTTCTCGTCCAGGGTGCGCATGAGCTCGGCGGACTGCACGGTCAGACCTCCTCCTGTGAGACGGATGCCAGCACGATGGGGGCCGGCGGCGTGGCGTCGACGAAACGGCCGGCGACCAGCTGCATGCGCGTCGCCGCACCGATCCCGCGGAAGATGCCGCGCAGCATGGCGCGCTCGGCCGGCCCGCTGCGCGGGTGCCGCCAGGAGCGCAGCATGCGGCGGAAGTTGCGGCCCGCGAGCACCCCGAACATGCGCACCCCGAGCGGGGGGCGCAGCCGCAGCCACTTGCCGATGAGTCCGCCGAGGCCGAGACCGTAGCCGAGGTAGAGCTTCTCGTAGGCGTCGTCGTCGCGCGTGTGGGCGTGGTGCACGACGCAGCCGGGGTCGTAGGTGATCGTCCAGCCCGCGTCGAGCAGTCGGCAGAAGATGTCCAGATCCTCGGCGCCCGCGAGGAGCCGTCCGGCACCGAGCACCTCGTCGAAGCCGCCGATCGACTCGAGCGCCTCACGACGGAACGCCATGAGCGCACCGTGCCCCGCGTCGAGTCCGTCGATCGTGCGGGTGATGCGCCGCGGTTGGGCGGGGATGTGCTCGGTCGCGGTCGCCGCGTCGATCATCTCCCCCGTCACGGCGCCGACGTCGGCGTCGGCGAAATGGGCGAGGATGCCCGCGATCCAGCCGTCGATCGCGACGCAGTCGTCGTCGGTGTAGACGAGGAAGTCGCGTGCGCTGGCCGCGAGGCCCACGTTGCGGGCGATCGAGAGCCCCTTGATGTCGGTGCGCAGATAGCTCGCGCCGGCCTCGAGCGCGACGATGCGCGTCGCAGCGGTCGTCGATGCCGAGTCGACGACGACGAGCCGGGTCTGCCGCGGCGTGAACCGGACGATCGTCTCGAGGGCGTGCCGCAGCATCTCGGGACGCTCCCGGGTGCACACGACCACCGCGAGGTCAGCGGGCGACGGCATCCGCTCTCACCCCCCGAAGCGCGGCACGGTAGGCCGCCACAAGGGCGACGCCCGCCGCCGCCCAGCTGAGCTCGGGCGCGTGGGCGGCGGCCGCGGCCGCGAGGCGTCGGCGCTCGGCGGGACGCTCGTGCAGCAGCTCGAACTGGCGACGCAGCGCGTCGACGTCGCGGGGTGCGTGCAGCAGGCCGTGCACGCCGTCCTCCAGCACGGCACCGGCGGCGGTCGAGACGAGCGGAATGCACCCGGCGGCCTGCGCCTCATAGCTCACGAGGGCGCTGCCCTCCTCGATCGTCGGCAGCACGAGGGCGTGCGCCGCGGCCAGGGCGGCCGCCGGCTCCCGCGTGAACGGATGCAGTTCGACTCCGGGCTGGTCGAGCAGCGGGGCGAGGAAGGCTCCGTAGGACGGCACGACGTCGCCGAAGATCAGGAATCGCCCCTCGCCCGCCGCCGTCGAGTCGCGCCAGGCCTCGAGCGCGTAGTGGAGACCTTTGCGGGGCTCCACCCGCCCGAGGAAGAGCACCGTGAGCGGCCCGTCGTCGGGGACGGTCCGCGGCAGCGTCGTTCCCGGTCGGTAGCCGTAGCGGTGCCGCTGCAGCCGCTCGGCGGGATGCCCGCGATCCAGGAAGCTCTGCTCGACGGGTGCCGATGGCACGAGCACGGCCGTCGCGGCGTCCCATTCCTGCTGCTCGATCGCGAGGTGCCGCGCGTTCTCGGCATGCGACGCGGTCGCGGGCAGCACGACGCCGAGGCGGGCGCACTCCTCGGCCACCACCCGATACGCGTGAGCCGTGTGGGTGTTGGGGGCTTCGCGCAGGCCCGCCGCGCCGATCCCGGCCGCCGCCGCGAGCGTGCGTCGCGCCGCGAGAGGCCAGGCGTGCACGACGTCCGGGCGGACGCTGCGCACGACAGCGGCGGCGATGCGGTCATGGCGCGCGAGGGCGCGATCGCGGCCGAGGGCGCGGTGCGGGATGCGCACCCCGCTGAGCTCGAGGGTGCGCCGCACGCCGGCCGCGCCCGGCACGGGTCGGGCGAGGCTCGCCACCACGAGGTGCACGCGGTGGCCCGCGGCGATCAGCTCGACGAC
The Protaetiibacter larvae DNA segment above includes these coding regions:
- a CDS encoding glycosyltransferase family 2 protein: MPSPADLAVVVCTRERPEMLRHALETIVRFTPRQTRLVVVDSASTTAATRIVALEAGASYLRTDIKGLSIARNVGLAASARDFLVYTDDDCVAIDGWIAGILAHFADADVGAVTGEMIDAATATEHIPAQPRRITRTIDGLDAGHGALMAFRREALESIGGFDEVLGAGRLLAGAEDLDIFCRLLDAGWTITYDPGCVVHHAHTRDDDAYEKLYLGYGLGLGGLIGKWLRLRPPLGVRMFGVLAGRNFRRMLRSWRHPRSGPAERAMLRGIFRGIGAATRMQLVAGRFVDATPPAPIVLASVSQEEV
- a CDS encoding glycosyltransferase family 2 protein, yielding MSRLSIVVVSYNTREATLACLRSARADDPDAELVVVDNGSVDGTVEAIRDSLPAATVIAAGENLGFARGVNRGARAAGGERILLLNPDALVLPGTLAALTGFADAHPEYRLYGGRTVRPDGELDPSSCWGEPSWWSLVCFATGLSTAFPRTRAFDPESLGSWRRDCVREVPIITGCLLLVSRSDWEALGGMDEDYFLYGEDADFSRRARAAGLRPVVVPDAVIVHEVGGSTASAGRKMCMVMAGKATDARKHRGRIGAAAAITLLQLGSALRAALERVTRRRSDTWRIVWARRRDWRPGYPRARATIFGMPVEAVAA
- a CDS encoding glycosyltransferase; translated protein: MTSTPGSESNDRLSVVYSFPHALGAPGIGWTAWNQVVELIAAGHRVHLVVASLARPVPGAAGVRRTLELSGVRIPHRALGRDRALARHDRIAAAVVRSVRPDVVHAWPLAARRTLAAAAGIGAAGLREAPNTHTAHAYRVVAEECARLGVVLPATASHAENARHLAIEQQEWDAATAVLVPSAPVEQSFLDRGHPAERLQRHRYGYRPGTTLPRTVPDDGPLTVLFLGRVEPRKGLHYALEAWRDSTAAGEGRFLIFGDVVPSYGAFLAPLLDQPGVELHPFTREPAAALAAAHALVLPTIEEGSALVSYEAQAAGCIPLVSTAAGAVLEDGVHGLLHAPRDVDALRRQFELLHERPAERRRLAAAAAAHAPELSWAAAGVALVAAYRAALRGVRADAVAR
- a CDS encoding acyltransferase; this translates as MRSLLDVRTYLHGLRLAHFSSYAHVRQLRRLHRGAAVSFAPNVSFRNAERITIGEGSHIGEFSIIWAGNSTGRITFGRKCLLAPHVTITASNYGVDRGTPVMDQPKVEKDITIGDDVWLGANVVVVAGVTIGDGAIAGAGAVITRDVPPFAIVGGVPAKVIGWRPEAGAPERERAPHDRAELVAAGEEAS
- a CDS encoding wax ester/triacylglycerol synthase domain-containing protein, with protein sequence MQSAELMRTLDEKFIADPAAYAAMRPVGTIIVEGAPLRTPEGELDRDAVRAVVARAVALFPPARQRLREMPLGLTTPAWVAAEPDLDYHLRFHDEPTEAELAALLGGALNGELALDRPLWSILAAPLSDGDVAIILQLHHALGDGLFGLRFVDALTANDPVDASVIPEAEELSSPRTALGIWRIAFREWRSAHPGLGAQWREYWRKPVVRRVRRTGGRLLRSRRFARAVPAPARRHAIRVLDYAEAKAAARDAGASIHDLLVTAALEAVGELLGDPQPALLVPISRRAGTGGEQRNHISMIRVAASSDREDLVASVAEQVATGVAGEAPALPARPDWPGYASFLPWRPRPRWFGAGAVRSVSLWPVLAPDDRLGVFGSLHNGRFSIAVATESGLDADALLERVHERLLTPRGAVAVGTPAEAIREAS